The stretch of DNA ACGTTTCACTGCGGTCCTGCAGGGTGCTGTCGGGGAATTTCCCCACATGTGTCATGAAActgagcagaggctgtgggCTGAGCGCAGGAGGTGCAGCAAGGTTTGCACTTAACTgccaaggaagaaaacatgacCTTGCTGCCTTTGGGCTCCCATGTAATCCATTTACACAATGAACCACTTGTGCACAGTAATCAGGTGCTGCTTTAGCAGAGCAAAGTAATGCAGATTGTGCCTGGAAGGTTTTTCATTAAATTGCTCTTGACTAGAAAGCACTTAAACGTTTTCTTCCAATGGGTGTATAGGTGACACTAAGCACAAGTTAGAAGCTGATGGGAAGAAATGGACCACAACCAGCACGCTGACAGTCCTCGCCTATGGGCCCAATTCAACAGCCAGCTGCATCGTTCACCACCAAGCACTAAGGGAAGAGAAGCTGATGGCATCTTTCCGGTTTGAGGACCTCCCTAGGACAGGTACCACAGGCTCCCTCAGCAGATTTTTACCACTCTGAAGTGGCGAAAGTTATGCAGATACATACGCAAAGCTGAAGACTATAGCCTACTGCCCCATGTGTGggatctatttttaaatgagaggGCTACCTGGGGCAAAGACCAACTCCAAACTAAGATTTTGGGGCTTCTTCCTGCTTCTTAACTACCTTAAAATTCATTAAACATTAAGCCACAGCAGCCCAGGCAGGTCAGTTCTCCAATGCTGCTGCTAGGATTCAGGTGATGTTTGTCGTAAAGTTTTAAAGATAACTCAAAGTTTATGTTCTCAAAAAGCTGTGAGCTTCCCGTATCTCCTGCATATTAGACACATGCACCTGGAAAGCGAGCAGGGTGTAAATATTGTAAATTAACACTGAAGCTGCTTGCCCAATAATTCTCAGTTTGCCTTCTGCCTATTTACTCATCTTTGGGATGGATCTAATTATTCTTACTTCATTCTTCCTTATATTGCTTGATTCAACAAATGCTTACGAAGTGCTCTGAAAGTTGTACTGTTGTCGGGTTTTTTCAGCGACAAAACCAAATCCTGCACCAGCTTCGCATGTCTCTCAGAATGAGCAATCTGCAGGTAGGCATTAATTGCTTGGCCTCTTTTTAATTAATGCACAGGTGAGATAAATATGGCATCTATTCCCAGTTGCCATCAGCACTGAGGGACATTTTGCACAGCCTTCAGAAccactttggtttttttccccagtgaccGCAGCAGTGTCAGACCTGAACAGCAGCACGGCCTCCGCTCCAAGCTACCCACAGCATACCAGTAAGtgtttcactttcattttttaattcatttcttAGCGGTAAATATATTCAGAGGACAGGGAAGCTGAAGGTGGGAGGGTAGGACTCTAAGTACAACCTCTGATCAGATAGAGCACCCAAACAGTCAGGAGCATGGCATGTCCAGGGCAGGTTTCATTTTTCAAGGATCAGTTCAACGGCAAAGTGTGTCTTCTGATTTTTATCTTGTGTTTGGGGGCTGGTGGGTGCCTTTAGGatccaaaaaaacaaccatccCTTCTGCACTACCAGAGGATCCAGCAGTTACCAGCTCAGCGCCAACACCAACCCAGCAAAACCTCCAACCAGACACCGCATCTACTTGTAAGTTTGGTCTTAGTCACACGCATTtaacaaaaccaggacagaaatgCTACTGAGAACAGCGTTACCTTCCACGTTACAAACAAGCATGTGCCATAAAACCCCCAGCACTTCCTGCTTGTGCGGGGAGCCCTCAGTTTTACAGCCATGAAAGCAGGCAAAGCCTCTCTGGCTCGCTGCAGAAGAACATGAGCatcagcaggagcagcagcagcagctctggcagcaggTGAGCCCAGGCTGGGACCTCTCCAGCCGGTTGCAGTAGGTGGCACTGTGCAACAAGGCTTACCTGGGCATGCAGCAGGCTGCAGGCTCCAGCGGCTGAAGGCAGGAGGTGTTTCCAGCTGAAGAATTGAGAGCTCCACTGCCCAAATCGGTTGGCCAAAACCGACCAAGGTGGGCGCAGGCATGACAGGccctgcagtgaaaaaaaaaccagtcagCTGGTTTAGAAATACATGAAGTCTTTGCTTATATCTGTTTAAAAGCGCTACATCGATGATGACAAACGTCACAGAACGGCTACATCCCGATAAACGATTCCTATGTACGCTGATAAACGTACATGGAGAGGGAGCCTGAACCTTTTAACAGGACTTTCACCAGGTGTGCTTACATACCTGATAAGGAAGGACATCTCTTATGAATGTAAAGTTTCGGTAGCCACAGCATGCGTTATCATTTTGGTTTTACAAATCAAAGGAGATATTGTCTGTGTGCATAAGAAAGCCAGAGCTCACCTCTCTGTTTGTGCAGGGTCCAAAGTAAcgtcagctgcagcaggaaaggaagaattCGCTGGTTCACCAAGTTATCGTGTCCCCAACGGTACGACCTTACATCATCAGACATGGGTGGCGGTGGCAAAGGACAGGGATTCTCACAATGGGTGACTGCACAATGTGAGCTATGAAGACAGTAAAAGAGTAGTCAGGGATAtgaataccaaaaaaaaatacctgctttAAGGAAAAGGATACATGCTCATTCCTGGGTTTGCAAGCAAGAGAAGCAAATTGATGGGCAGGGAAAGCCCCAAAATGACCAAAGAGTCAAAGctcagctttgttttaatttggctGTAAATGGGAACCATTGAGTTCAAGAATGTGTATGAGATTCTCAGGATTTTCTGTTCATAAAGCTTAGGTGGTctagattaaaacaaaatacagtgtTAAGGAAGTGAGCACAGAGCTTTAACTCAAGGGCTCTAGAAGTCCCTTTCCATTGCAGTACCAGGTGCCCTGGACTTCAAAGCTGCTGGGAAAATATGCATTTCTTAAGTATCCCTTTGCCCTTCAGAGAAATACTGTTCTTTCCATTCCTCCAGGGACTGAAACAGCATTCAATGGCAATGTCACAGAAGAGGAACTTTCCAGGACAGAAGCCTCACTACCAAGTGAAAACGTAACTGTGATTTCCATCATCACCTTCGGTACGAACTCTTTAATGACAGCTTCCAAACACGCAACGAGCTTTCTTACACCAAGCTGGTTCTCTCTGATCGTGTATCCACCTTCAAACCTTTTGTCAGTACACTAGGGTAATGCTGGCTTCCAATCTTGGGGAGGGACCACAGAAACACAACCATTTTTATCAtctagaaaattttaaattttactgtttGTTGTGCCAGAGCACGAGTCCACTGATTTCAATCAGTTTTTCTTGTtcatacaagaagaaaaaatttgaCCTCGCATCCTAAACTTAAGTCCAATAAAGTGACTTCTGGTCTCCCACCATGTTCATCTGGCCTTGTCCAGGATATATCATTCTTAATTACCAGAGACGCACGGGAAGCTATTTAACAACACAAACATACACCTGCCTCTTTTACAGAGCAAGATCTGAAATCTGAAGGCATcaaaaagaagcagaataaTCTCTTGCTGCCAATCCTGGTGGCTGCTCTGATTTTCGTGCTGCTCATCATTGTCCTGCTTTTTATGAGGAAGCTGAAAAAAGCTCATGGAGCGTGGAAGAGAGGTGGGTGATGGCCCTGTCAGAGCAACTGCTGATGCTGCTTTATTCAGAGGGGCTGGAGAGCTGAGGAGCCTGTTAAGTGGAGACAAGACACCATTCCTCCAGCCACCAATAAAACATCCTTCTCCCATAGATAGCGACTGTGACTTGTTCCAAACAACTGTTGAAGAGTCCCTGTAACTGACGGCCTTGGGCCATGCTTCAGCTGACACGAGGTGCCatgaaagccaaagaaattgttGTCCTAGGCATCTCTCTCAGATGATCAGGATGATTGGATCCCCATTTTATAACTAGTCTCTCAGGATTTTTATGCTCAAGGCAGAGAGTGAGAAAGAGTCATGGAAAAATCTCACCATCTtaattacatttgttttctgcacagaaaatgaTGTTTCAGAGCAGACACTGGAGAGTTATAAATCCAAATCTAATGAAGACAGTCCGGGCCATATGAAGAATGGAAACGGTAAAAAGCTTTAACCAACATAAACTAAGTAGAGCATTGCTACTGACCACAGCCAGAGCAGATTGCAGTCAATCTTGctatacagaaatatttgcaaattgCATGTTTTAAACCTGAATATTCTGAACCCAACCCTTTCATACCTGGAGGTCCACCACAGAGATTATAGCTTCAGCAAGAGTGATGCAGAACCgtacaaaatgaaaatcattgctttttaatttctaggTTAGACTGGACAATCACAATGCGTTTATCTAGTTTCTAAATATAATCTACTGaaacactattaaaaataatatgcGTGGTATGTACCAGGAGTACTGCTATTGTTAAACTGTCCTCAATGGCTCTTACGTGATTTCACCACCAACAAAACATTAGTGCTTCATCAGTCCTGTCCCCAGCCAGTGACTACAGACCGAGGCAGGTTTGTCAGCCTCCTCAGCTGGGGTATTTCTGCTCCACACTTGGACTTTTTTCTAAACAAAGGCAGCTTTCACAGGTGAATAAGCCCACGTAGCAAAAATGGGGGAACTTTGCCAACATTTTTCAACACGAGTTTATTGCAGCACCTAAACTGCATTAAAAGAGAAAGTGGCTTGTAATtattgtcaaaatattttccaaactttccttctttttcaaatattttaaaataaatatttaaatcatgcaggtacacacacaccccctttaCAAAATCAGTAATAAATGTCTGTTTATCTTTCAGTTGTCAGTCAGAAGTCCAACACGCAATACGTAACAGAAGGATATGCGGAAACAACGCAGAAGACTCCAACAGACAAAAACATTGCAATAAGTGAGAAACTGTTTGGATGTGGAAAGGAAACAGATGTATAGCAACGGTAAATCTATACAATGTGCAGAAAGGCCACTGTTTCCTGATACTTATATTACAGCGTTCAGATATCAGTATGATTCCAAGGAGCAGAAGTACAAGCAGCTACCCTTAATCCAAAAGccaattctgcttttctttaaacagtGGGACAGGTAGATGGGACCGGTGCTCCCAGAAACCTATTAGCAATGAAGAGACTGATCTACCTGAAATCCTCAGAGGATTTAATTAACCACTGCCAGAGACAGAGCTCATCGATCCCACCTCAGGTGCTATCAGCGACTAGGGTCCCGGCAAGGGAACACGCAGGCTATGAAGATATTCACGCCATGCTTCGGCCACCTCCTCCTCAAGCACGGGACCGCGGAGGAAACCCTGGGAGCTGCAAACCAACCGGGACTTGTATTATCTTATTCTGACCCCAAACCTGGGCATCCAGCTGCATTTCACCAAGCAGGAAAGCATCCTGATGTCCAAAGtgttagaaagaaagaaggctGTTCCCCCCTCGCTGGGACTTCTGCCTCGGTTTGTCACCTCGACCGTGACATGACGGCTCTCTCGGACTGCATCCGCACCGGTCTGCCGGCGGCTCTGAAACCCAAACGTGCCGAAAATGTGGAAGTCCTGTCAGCTAAGGGGCTGGCACACGCGGAGGGGATGCGTGATGTTACCCACGGGACCCCCCAAGCCAGCAGGCAAAGCGAGGAGGATGGCCAAGACTTCCCACCTGCAGGGCCCCGGCCCGCCATCACCGGGACCCACTTCTGCTGAGGGAAAACCCCACTGAATTCCTAAAATAAAGGCCGTTTACGTTACAACAGAAAGCCGTACTTGTTTTCCTCACTAGATGATCATTATTTCTCACTAGAAgttaagggaaaaaatgcagaaaaccgTTTCTGAACACCGCTAGAAAGAAATAGTTCCATTTTGAGGCGGAAAGTGGCttcgccctgcagcccctcGCCCAGCCCGGGCGCTACCACGCTCCccgcggaggggggggcgggagaGGAGGCGGACACgctgccctccccccccgccaccctcGCGCCTTGGTAGGTGCGGCGCGGCGTCCGCCAGTGCCGCCATGGCGACGGCGGGCCGGCGGGtcggggctggggctgaggctgAGGCCTTGGGGCAGAGCTGAGGCCTGTGAGGGTGAGAGGGGGCCTGTGAGGGGGGTTGGGGGCGAGGGGAGGCttcggggtggggtgggggacacgCACGCCTGGCCTGGCTTTTCCCAGGGGGGCTGAAGGCCTGCCTTCAGGCCGGAGAGAGGCTCCTGGGACAGGAGTTAGGGGCAAGGCCTCGCCTCCCTCGGTGGACGCACTGCGGAGGCTGACCGGGGGTTGCTGACAGGAGAGGCGGTTTCCAGCAAAAGGTTCCTTGCCGGTGCCAGGCTTTCCTCTCCGGGCTGCAGGGTGGGCACCACCGCCCAGCAGCGAGAGGAGCAGTGGATACAGGAGTCTGCCCAGGTGTAGAAGGCCTGCCGGAGGGTAAATTCGCGTGTGACAGGCAGTGCTAACTAACcctgaaaaatcagaaattatattttgcatttccatATCTAAACAGTCGCCCACATACTAAAAAAACTCACGATGTGCCTTTAAACGGAATGGTCACACTGTATGCGCTGTAACTGACTAATGTACATGTCTTCACAAAACactgcctttttccttcctcccagaTGCTTGTATCTGGTGGTGCAAACGACTTATGGACATTTAAATGcaatcaaaggaaaagaaactctCTTCCTAATTTAAGAAGCGTTCCAGTTCTTTTCACTCTGTTCTTCTCTGTCACACACACTTTCTTGCTGATAGCTTACACATCAAGATGGTATAAGTTGAATAAAGAGAACATACACAATTTCTTTTACCTCTCAAAAGTTAACATAAAATTTTGTTGCTCTGTCTtagcttaattttctttttcataagcTGTTTATACATGATTAGCTTTGTTACCACTAATAGTTTAAGGTGGATTTCATAGCAGTAAGTCATGCATTTGGTGTATTGTGACCTTGATATTAACTGcttaaaggaaaagatgagagtAAAGAATTGTTTTAACTATAGAAGGTTGAATTGTGAGCCTAAGCCAATGATACTGCCACAATTCTAGCTTTTAACAAATACAATCATTATTATACAGCGAGCAACCTTTTTACGTTTACTCTCGTGTTTTCCAAATACAGGGCTGGTGTATACACCCTCAGTGCAAAACACAGAATGAATTCTTCAgatatgaaatatatttcagtttcttctccACCCACTTGCAACGTGAATAAAACCCATGTTCCTCAAAATGTACTCATGCAACCAGATTTCCACCCCGCAAATTGGAAAAGGCCATCTGTAAGCGAAGGGGACTTTGCCTCAAGTCTGCACAACTCCCAAGAGTCAGACTCTGAAAGCCTTGTTCAGGAGAGACAGTATCAGTTAGAACTCCAGCAGCGGATTCATGAAAATGAAGAGCTGGTAGGACTGTGTTCTGATGAGTTGGAGAATGACAGCTTAGAAGATAGCTTGGAGGAGATGAGTTTAAAAGAACAAGAAGGAGTTGAGTATGATACAAATCGATATACAAATGGAATACAAAGGAATGATGGTAATGGAAGGTAAGGCACAGGATTTTAGTAGATGAGTAGAATAGTTCTGACACTTTAAAACCTTACATTCCTCAGAACATACATGACATCTTCAATACCAACTTGTATTGCCAAAGTGCTATTAAGAGCAGCTACGGACTTGGTTACACACCAAGATGTACTGCTTCATCTTACCCACATTTGTAATTATTATACCCATTTCTCCAACACAGCCTCAACTGTTTATTATGTTGGCTGAAACACCAGTGTAGGAGggtaagaaggaaaagaaaacatcccTCACAGACGCATACAGGTTCCCCGTGTACTGGCTCTAGACACTGCATACAGAGGCGAATGCTACATGCCTGTTTAGTTGCCTCTAAAACAGGCAGGCAAGAAGGGAGGAAGTGGCGAACAGATGCATGTTAACC from Haliaeetus albicilla chromosome 7, bHalAlb1.1, whole genome shotgun sequence encodes:
- the CRTAM gene encoding cytotoxic and regulatory T-cell molecule, which gives rise to MTFTRVLHVAALFLMQGDFPGAGSETITLKEGEDLNLRCTLSSDNSSARQWFNPHGFAIFLNTHRALRDQRYKLIRYSKDELSIQLSNVTVHDEGVYKCFYYSTPFKSKDEAVKVLATPSNPVLEVSQDTERNITLSCYTQGSKPQPQITWLLDNGIELPGDTKHKLEADGKKWTTTSTLTVLAYGPNSTASCIVHHQALREEKLMASFRFEDLPRTATKPNPAPASHVSQNEQSAVTAAVSDLNSSTASAPSYPQHTRSKKTTIPSALPEDPAVTSSAPTPTQQNLQPDTASTWSKVTSAAAGKEEFAGSPSYRVPNGTETAFNGNVTEEELSRTEASLPSENVTVISIITFEQDLKSEGIKKKQNNLLLPILVAALIFVLLIIVLLFMRKLKKAHGAWKRENDVSEQTLESYKSKSNEDSPGHMKNGNVVSQKSNTQYVTEGYAETTQKTPTDKNIAISEKLFGCGKETDV